The Panicum virgatum strain AP13 chromosome 6K, P.virgatum_v5, whole genome shotgun sequence nucleotide sequence CCTAGCAAAACGAGCATCACGAACCAATGAGATGATCCAAAGGATTAAGGAAACTACACAATTTTGTAAACGAAAGACACAAGATAATTCATCAATTGTAGCCACCAACGGACAAATTCCATCAGGGAAAGAAAAGAATAGGCCATATGAATCTACAAAGAAATGCCCCTGGATGCTAAATTTTTCTTACAGTACACTACTAATTAGCTCTCTTTGTTTTTAAATGGCCTGCAACTATATAGGATGCATAAACACTATAATGCACTGCCATATAGCAACAGGGCGCAAAGTCTGAATTTAAAATGCTGCCCAGCAATGGCAGAGAGTTACTGCATTAAATTCTGCGGCTCCTGACATTTCTTCAGAAGTTGTGCTGCAGGTACAAGTTCTCCTGCGGTGAGGCCGGGCTGATCTCTTCCTCCAGCGACCGCAGTCCATCACCTATACTGCTCCCGACATTCCTACCTTCTGTGGTCGTTCGGCCAGTGATGTCAGCTTCCGATGCAGATGATTTCCTCCTCTGTGATGAGGTCACGCTAGGGAAAGTTATCCAGGATGGCGCCCTGTACTCAATCCGCTGATCCTCCCCGTCGGCAAGCTCGTTCTCTGAGCAAGAGTGGTTAGAGGACATCTGTGATACCTTGGGCATCCGGTTGCTTCCGAGAATCACCTCGGTTGGTAGGATGGGCTGCTCGACACACGGACTGCCCATCAGCAGAGCAAGAGCATGCTCCAGAGCTGTTGTCACCTTATCCATGGAAGGCCGATCTTTCCCTCGCATTCTGACACATTTGCAGGCCACAGAAGCAATCTTCTTGAGAGCCTCAAGGTCGGAGGGTGGAGATAAGACTGGATCAAGGATGGCAAAAATGTCCCCAGCTTTGATCAGTGATACTGCCCATTCAACAATGTTCCCTTCCTCGTATTGCATGTCGATTGCTTTCCTGCCACTTAATATCTCCAAGAGAAAAACTCCGAAGCTGTAGACATCGGACTTTGTAGTCAAGTAATGGAGACGGTAGTACTCAGGGTCAAGGTAGCCAAGTGTCCCTGCTGGCAGCTCAGATAGTGGGGTACCGCTATCTGCAGGACCCAATATAGATAGACCAAAGTCAGCAACACGCGCATTGTGATCCTCATCAATCAATATGTTTGATGACTTGATGTCCCGGTGAATTACTGGAGGGCAAGCATAGCCATGCAAGTACTCAATTCCCCTAGCAGCCTGGACAGCAATGGTGACCCGCCTGGCCCAATTCAGTCGCCTTTTCAAGTATGGATCGTTACCATGCAGATGCTGGTACATAGATCCATGAGCCATGAATTCATAAACCAGGAGCCTCTCACTGCCATCCTCACAGTAACCAAGCAGGTTGAGCAAATGTGCATGGTTGAGCCTGGAGAGGAGGTCAAGTTCATTATGGAActcctttgagctcttcttcacATCTGATGCTTTTATTGCACGCTTCACAGCAACCACTGTCCCATCTCTCAATATGCCCTTGAATACACATGAAAAGCTGCCTTTGCCGACTTGTGAATCCTCTGAGAAGCCACCTGTTGCTTTCTCTAACTCTTCATAGGAGAATTCCTGAGCTCTCCTGACCTTCAAATCCTCCACATCAGGCTGGATCCTCATGTTGTCCTTCCGGAAAGAGTATGCTGTGTTCTTTGCCAGTCTCAGCTCGCTATTTGAACATTGGCAATGTCGAAGTTTGTACCGGACATATAGGCAAGTGATTACTGATACGCTGAGTACCAAGATGACGGCAAATACAATCTCTGCTACAAAGATACGCATCTGAAAAGCCATCAACTTCCTgctcttggtctgcttctgtgATAAGCAGAATGACATGCACTCATCTGTGACACACCTCAAGCAATCAAACTGGCAAACACGGTCAGCTGTCGCATTGCAAGGGGATGACTCCAACGAGTCTTCTGGACAACCTGTACTACAGGGCAAACAGAGTCTAGAATTTGCAGGCTTACACATCTTGCTACTGCCAATTTCACCATGGTTCACAAACTCATAGTACCCATGGCTGCATACATTAGGTACACAAATCCCAGGGGATGCCGCCATTGGTAATGCCAGTGGCCCACTGTTGCCCCAGCACCTTGGCATCAGTGATGTCTCAGCAGGTACTCCACAAGTAAAGTAGTCCCCAGCCACGAGCACATACATCTTGAGCCCTTTTGGTGGCGCTGTACTGTTATGAAGTGTGAAACCCCAGCAAGCTGCTTGGTGATCAAGGCTCTTGATGCCACAAGCATGGAACCTTCCACCAACCACTGAGATCATCGCATCCATTGGCACTATGTTCACATCGCCATTACCAATAGCGCTGGATGGTGCCACCTGCTGCATTTCCAAGCTCCTGCCCCAGCAGAACACCTGTGCATTCTCCAACACCCCACAAACATGGTAACCGCCTGCTCCTATAGACTGGAAGCGCAGATCCCTTGGTGCCAGGCCAACAACACCACTCACCGTTTCATCACCCCAGCAGAACACCGTCCTGTTCCGTGCAAACAAGCCGCAATTGAACACCGAACCAGCTGAAATGGTCGACACAGCTTCAGCGAGAACATGCGTGGCAGTCATATTGTATCCCCAGCAGTCGATCAATGACGCACCATCATTAGCGCCATGAATCCCATCCGCAGCCGCTCGCAGTGCGCAGAGGTGGTTGTCCCCAGCACTGAGCTCAGAGTACTTTGCGCCCTCGATCATCGGCTGTGGCACCCCGCTCTTGACATAGGAGTTGCTCCCCCAGCAGTAAGGCTGCCTGGTGTCAAGCAAGAGGCCACACACAAACCCGTCCCCCGCTGTAACACCAAGGAACGGGATGTTGGGCGGCGCACCATACAGAACAGAGGCGTCCGCACCAAAGCAGGCGACCAGGTGGGAGCCGTCGGAGCTGAGGCCACAGAACACCGGACCATCCTCCCCATAAGACACTGCAATGGATGACATGGAGCCAAGGCCGCAGGCCCAACTGGGCAGCAAGGCTAGGAAGCACGCGGCTAGAACCAGCACATGTCCCATTTCTTGAAACTTGGGTCGGGCGCTCATGCTGAGAAGATCCCTGCAAGAATTACAGATTTTGTTCTTAGTACCAACAGGCACCAGTGGCGGGCCCAGGATTTGGAACATGagtattcaaaatttcaagtaGTGCAAAAAACTTTTGTGATTCATGGTTCAAACCTACACATTACAAGCAATTGagattcaaaaatatttccctcaTTATCATACTGCATTGTTGTGAATTGTTCATTAATTTTGTAAATTGCAATGATAGTTTTCAGGGGAAAatggataaatttaaaattttcactAACCTCAGTTAGTTTTGTCCCTCACTCCTGCTCCCTGCACCCTGCTGCTCCtggccgccggctcgccgccgccgcggcgccgcacgCCTCAGGCGCCTGGCCTCCGCCAGCAGCCGgcagcccgccgcccgccgttgcCTGCGCCCTCCGGCCCCTGCCTCCACGGACCGCGGCTCCCCTGCGGTCCGGTCGTGCCCCTGATGGCGGAGGTCGAGCGGGCACCACGCCCCCGGCGGCAACTGCGGCGCAGCgagaggggggcggcggcgagcaggattgcggagcggcggccgcgcgtGCGCTGTCTGCTCGCAGGGCTCGATGGGAGTGGTGGGAgcgagagcggcggcggaggaggggtgGGGGAGGAGGGAAAGGGCGGCATTGAATGCTCCTAGGTGGCGTAGGTGGAGCGTGTATTAGCGAATTCAATGCAATGCCACCACCAACGCGTCGTATGTCTGCCATTGTCAGCACTGCATGGCTGCatgtactactccctccgtctcaaaaaaaaaatataaatcttaTTTCTTGAGAAGTCAAactattttaattttaaataattttttttaaaaaatcattaACATTTGTGTCTCCAAATAGATgtagtatagaaatatattacatGATTAATCTAAAGATATTTATATTATAATACAgatattaatattattttatataaatttggtcaaacttaaaatTATTTGATTTCTCAGAAAGtgagatttatttttttttatttctccaaattttattaaaaaataatttgctTAAAAAATTACAAACTTGAGATTTCAATTACAGCCTTATTTAGATGCAATCAAAACTATCTTGCGGAACATGCATTGAGAATTAAAtctgaataaaataaaaaaattaattgcatagtttactTTTAAATTACGAGCTTAATTAGGCCATGATTAGAtaataaattgctacaataaagttacagtaaatatgtgctaatgatggattaattagtcttaataaatttatcttgTAGTTTATGGACGAGTTCAGTAATCAATgttatgattagtctatatttaatacttcaaatatgtaaagattttatttc carries:
- the LOC120711307 gene encoding putative receptor protein kinase CRINKLY4, which gives rise to MSARPKFQEMGHVLVLAACFLALLPSWACGLGSMSSIAVSYGEDGPVFCGLSSDGSHLVACFGADASVLYGAPPNIPFLGVTAGDGFVCGLLLDTRQPYCWGSNSYVKSGVPQPMIEGAKYSELSAGDNHLCALRAAADGIHGANDGASLIDCWGYNMTATHVLAEAVSTISAGSVFNCGLFARNRTVFCWGDETVSGVVGLAPRDLRFQSIGAGGYHVCGVLENAQVFCWGRSLEMQQVAPSSAIGNGDVNIVPMDAMISVVGGRFHACGIKSLDHQAACWGFTLHNSTAPPKGLKMYVLVAGDYFTCGVPAETSLMPRCWGNSGPLALPMAASPGICVPNVCSHGYYEFVNHGEIGSSKMCKPANSRLCLPCSTGCPEDSLESSPCNATADRVCQFDCLRCVTDECMSFCLSQKQTKSRKLMAFQMRIFVAEIVFAVILVLSVSVITCLYVRYKLRHCQCSNSELRLAKNTAYSFRKDNMRIQPDVEDLKVRRAQEFSYEELEKATGGFSEDSQVGKGSFSCVFKGILRDGTVVAVKRAIKASDVKKSSKEFHNELDLLSRLNHAHLLNLLGYCEDGSERLLVYEFMAHGSMYQHLHGNDPYLKRRLNWARRVTIAVQAARGIEYLHGYACPPVIHRDIKSSNILIDEDHNARVADFGLSILGPADSGTPLSELPAGTLGYLDPEYYRLHYLTTKSDVYSFGVFLLEILSGRKAIDMQYEEGNIVEWAVSLIKAGDIFAILDPVLSPPSDLEALKKIASVACKCVRMRGKDRPSMDKVTTALEHALALLMGSPCVEQPILPTEVILGSNRMPKVSQMSSNHSCSENELADGEDQRIEYRAPSWITFPSVTSSQRRKSSASEADITGRTTTEGRNVGSSIGDGLRSLEEEISPASPQENLYLQHNF